From the Halalkalicoccus sp. CGA53 genome, one window contains:
- a CDS encoding SHOCT domain-containing protein has product MREHGPRERLRENATGVASTVVTGVWLAALFTGQGWWLAALLFGYVVVVPLVALLYGDEGDRHEWWDDWWGEESWEEWWDDLWGEETDEPEHETEPNRRDALETLRERYARGELTDEQFERKLEYLLETETLESVEDRYRERERIAEYDR; this is encoded by the coding sequence ATGCGAGAGCACGGACCGCGCGAGCGGCTCAGGGAGAACGCCACCGGCGTCGCCTCGACCGTGGTCACTGGCGTCTGGCTCGCGGCGCTGTTCACCGGACAGGGCTGGTGGCTCGCCGCGCTGCTCTTCGGCTACGTCGTCGTCGTGCCATTGGTCGCGCTCCTCTACGGAGACGAGGGGGACAGACACGAGTGGTGGGACGACTGGTGGGGCGAGGAGTCCTGGGAGGAGTGGTGGGACGACCTCTGGGGTGAGGAGACGGACGAACCCGAACACGAGACCGAGCCGAACCGTCGGGACGCGCTCGAAACCCTCAGAGAGCGCTACGCCCGCGGCGAACTCACCGACGAGCAGTTCGAGCGAAAACTCGAGTACCTGCTGGAGACCGAGACGCTCGAGAGCGTCGAGGATCGGTACAGAGAGCGCGAACGGATCGCCGAGTACGATCGATGA
- a CDS encoding SHOCT domain-containing protein: MSEPFSPKERPTDAAFFLVLAATLATVLVGFGPSFAVLAIGLLVVVPAVELLWGDGKSKLWDEGLWDEHVGDWNGWGLPGDRPDRLMRGETDGERTDAVSAERTVQPGSKREELARLRERYAVGEITDAEFERELERLIDVDSREDERERSYLPETER; the protein is encoded by the coding sequence ATGAGCGAGCCGTTCTCACCGAAGGAACGACCGACCGACGCGGCGTTCTTCCTCGTGCTCGCCGCGACGCTCGCGACGGTGCTCGTCGGGTTCGGCCCGTCGTTCGCGGTGCTCGCGATCGGGTTGCTCGTCGTCGTCCCGGCGGTCGAACTGCTCTGGGGCGACGGGAAGAGCAAACTCTGGGACGAGGGGCTCTGGGACGAGCACGTCGGCGACTGGAACGGGTGGGGGCTTCCCGGCGACCGACCCGACCGGCTCATGCGCGGCGAGACCGACGGCGAGCGTACCGATGCTGTCTCGGCCGAACGTACGGTGCAGCCTGGCTCGAAGCGCGAGGAACTGGCGCGGCTCAGAGAGCGCTACGCGGTGGGAGAGATCACCGACGCAGAGTTCGAACGCGAGCTCGAACGACTGATCGACGTGGACTCGCGGGAAGACGAACGGGAACGATCCTACCTGCCCGAGACGGAGCGATGA